AGCGAAGACACACAAACGTTTCATGAAAAAAGTGGCAAATTATTTGACCAGTAGATGGTGCTATGAGACAAAATTTGAAATGCACATAGTTTTTAGACCTTTCCTTTCCAAAATACAGCACATTGTTTAAAGGTCCGAAGATCAATGTTTACAATACCTGACAAACATCTTGATCACTCATTACAGAGGCCTCTTCAGACAAGCTATGTGcactttcatttctttttttagtCCAAGGCTGTGTCTGGTTCCGTCTGTATGAACAGtgggatgttaatgttaaagaGCAGGAAAGGGAAATCGTCTTTCGGTTTCGATATCGTAAAACTGGATAGTTTTTCTTTCAAACATGTTTAGTCGCTGGTttaatagagaggtaagaaatATGTACAGTAACTTGTATTTAATAATCTAGATCTAATTAGTAAATAACTTTCAGTTGGTGGACAGAATTCCTGCAAATAAAAAGCTAATTGTAGCCTTGTATAACCCTGCTACTGAGTTTGGGGAGGCTATAGGCCTATATAACAAACTCCTGGAGCAGAATTTATGATTTAGTCTGAATTCATAATGCTGTCTCCTCTTTTCAAGACAAGCAAGAACCTAAGGGAACGAATCGAAAAACTGGGTGCATCGGTGAAACTAGTATTGCAGGGTAGGTCACGACTAGCTTTGTTATTCTCGAACAATTATTCGCAATTACTTGTTTCCCctcgtctgtctctgtctttatAATCAATTCATAGATCAATTGAAATGTTGCACACGTCTTTAGTCTGCAATAGTACCTGGTCATGTCAATCGTGTTGTCTTCAGACTGATGTGAATTGTGTGTGCAGACCTAAAGGTCGGTAAACGTTGAactaacatttgtgtgtgtttagaacGTTCTTAAATTAAAGTACTAAAGCAGTCCCCTATAACtgggaggtgtttgtgtgtggggggacgggggggtggggggtgggggggtgtgacgGACGGACCAAAATGTACTGGGAATTATTCACGTGTTAAATGTGTTATTTAAATGATGTATCAGATTTTTGTAATAAGGAAAACACTTCTTGTTTTGTGGACATTTTCTTTAGGCTACTGTAAATTGGGTCAATCATAAATGCTTCTATATTCTGTAGATGCAGATATTGCTGATACACAGCTGCTTACCTTGACGAGGGAAGATTTAAACGAGCTTTTTCCTGGTAACAGAAACTTTCAGCTTCGTAGAAGAAtgatggaactgatcagtgagGCAGTGCAGGTGCGTTTACACAACTAGAGAATTTGGAGATTTTCTGCACTCTCCTTTTCACACAGCACTATATGCTGGAGATGATCTCATCGACCTTAAAGAGACTCATATGGGTCTACAAAATATGTTAAATAATCTTCAGATTATTATGATTTTCAGTTGTGCATACCATTCAATTTGTGTTTTTAAGCATGGCTCCTTAAACATTTATCATTTTAAAAAACATTCTGGATTCATTTTTAGCATTCTATGGCACCAGAGCAAACGAGTACAAGCTTGGACACATTAAGGGGTCTTATTCAGAGGCCAGACAGAGGTGAGTTTTTATCAGTGATCATATAAACAGTATGACTACCACAGAGaatacatgcatgtacacaaatAACCCCAAATGTTCACTATAATCCCCCATGGATTATTTACTGTGTTGTGATTCATGGAGGTGAACCTGCTGCTGAAGGCATCTGGAAGGAGCACCTCCACACTCTGAGGGACCTGGAGAAGGAGCTTACACTTGCCTTGGATTTTATAAAATCTCACATTGAACTAATGGAGAACCTCACTGAAACCCCAATGAACGAAGCAGCCAGTAGTTTAGAAACCACCGTGAATCACATACATGCTGACAGAGAGCCACACCTGCCTGCAGCGTCCCAGAGCACACCGCTCTCACTTCCTGGTGCGTTATGGGTAAATCGTACCAGGCCCTAAACACGAGCTTATTATTCTCATCATATTCCGGTTTACTTCTGCATTACAGAACGCTGTTATATCACTTTGCAATACTGTTTATATTATGAAAATTtggttaattttttttacttttcacttgcAGTGAAAATCCACTCAGTTGTGTGTGGCAACACTCTGGGAGCTCATGATGCGATCCTCAAACATGTTCACACAGCGGTGCACAGCAGTGCAGAGGACTGCAACGTCATCCTGCTCTTCTGTCCCATAGTGTCCCGAGAGGGAACAGATATCGAAGCCGCAATTCAGAAAGTTCCAGGTGAGTGTGAAGGTTAAAATGGAGAATGTGATTTTTCTCTATTGTGCTGGCAATTTaaggatattgttttttttgtttttttttttggatcaGTTGTAAAAACCACACAGTACAACTAACTGAACATGTAGTTTTATGTTATACCATGTTCATTGTGTCTAAAAGTCCTGGTAGCTATGTaagaaaatttattttgctttatTACCCTTTTCCAATACGTAATAGAAGGACTCCAGGTTGGGTTAATGTCTCTGATCTGCTTTTGCTTAGAAACATACATAGAATTAGGTGGATGCACAAACGTAATATTGCTTCAGCTGTTAATGTCCATTCTTTAAATGTGTTTAAATTCTCTTCTAATGGGACCTCTTCTGTAAATAGTTTCCAAAGCAACCATCCTGGTAGTGATGCATCACACATTCCATCAGGACCACGCTGGAGTAACTCCAAGGATTTGGTCTTCCAAACCAAACATAGTCAAGTGCGTGAACGTGATGTTCCATGAGTCCGAGCCAGGGTTACTGCTTGGATGTcatgcaaacacacaagcaATAGCCCAGATACAGTCAGCTC
The window above is part of the Brachyhypopomus gauderio isolate BG-103 chromosome 9, BGAUD_0.2, whole genome shotgun sequence genome. Proteins encoded here:
- the LOC143523109 gene encoding uncharacterized protein LOC143523109, with the translated sequence MFSRWFNRETSKNLRERIEKLGASVKLVLQDADIADTQLLTLTREDLNELFPGNRNFQLRRRMMELISEAVQHSMAPEQTSTSLDTLRGLIQRPDRGEPAAEGIWKEHLHTLRDLEKELTLALDFIKSHIELMENLTETPMNEAASSLETTVNHIHADREPHLPAASQSTPLSLPVKIHSVVCGNTLGAHDAILKHVHTAVHSSAEDCNVILLFCPIVSREGTDIEAAIQKVPVSKATILVVMHHTFHQDHAGVTPRIWSSKPNIVKCVNVMFHESEPGLLLGCHANTQAIAQIQSALQQFR